From a region of the Panicum virgatum strain AP13 chromosome 2K, P.virgatum_v5, whole genome shotgun sequence genome:
- the LOC120695793 gene encoding proteasome subunit beta type-1-like yields MSRRGDWVYENNGGTCVAIAGADYCVVAADTRLSVGYSILTRDHSKICDLADKCVLASSGFQGDIKALHKHLAARELLYQHQHNKRMSCPAMAQLLSNSLYYKRFFPYYAFNVLGGLDNEGKGCVFTYDAVGSYERTGYGAQGTGSSLIMPVLDNQLKSPSPLLLPARDAVTPLSESEAVDLVKDVFASATERDIYTGDKLEIVVINKAGTKREYIELRKD; encoded by the exons ATGTCGAGGCGCGGCGACTGGGTCTACGAGAACAACGGCGG GACGTGCGTGGCCATCGCCGGCGCCGACTACTGCGTCGTCGCGGCCGACACCCGCCTCTCGGTCGGATACAGCATCCTCACGCGCGACCACTCCAAGATCTGCGACTT GGCTGACAAATGTGTACTAGCATCCTCTGGCTTTCAAGGTGATATTAAGGCTCTGCACAAGCACCTAGCTGCCAGAGAATTG CTGTACCAACACCAGCACAACAAAAGGATGAGCTGTCCTGCTATGGCACAGCTGCTATCCAATAGCCTGTACTACAAGCGGTTCTTCCCGTATTATGCCTTCAATGTGCTTGGTGGGCTTGACAATGAGG GGAAAGGATGTGTTTTCACCTATGACGCTGTTGGTTCCTATGAGAGGACCGGTTACGGTGCTCAGGGGACAGGATCTAGTTTGATCATGCCAGTCTTGGATAATCAACTTAAATCACCGAGCCCTCTATTACTCCCGGCCAGA GATGCTGTCACACCTTTGTCGGAGTCAGAAGCCGTCGATCTTGTTAAGGATGTGTTTGCATCTGCAACTGAGAGAGACATCTACACT GGAGACAAGCTGGAGATCGTAGTCATTAACAAAGCCGGGACAAAGCGTGAGTACATCGAGCTGAGGAAGGACTAA
- the LOC120695794 gene encoding meiosis-specific protein PAIR2-like, with translation MVMAQKTKEAEITEQDSLLLTRNLLRIAIYNISYIRGLFHEKYFSDKSVPALEMKIKKLMPMDAESRRLIDWMEKGVYDALQKKYLKTLLFCICEEEGPMIEEYAFSFSYPNTSTEEVAMNMSRTGSKKGSTTFTSNASEVTPDQMRSSACKMIRTLVSLMRTLDPMPEERTILMKLLYYDDVTPEDYEPPFFKGCAENEAINIWNKNPLKMEVGNVNSKHLVLALKVKSILDPCDDNNVNSGDDGMSVDNESDQDGDFSDTEVRPSEADRYVVAPNDGKCKGQSTGTISEDDTQDAAHEEELTTQVKEWICSKETGSIYVSDVLSNFPDISMEMVEDIMERLLKDGVLSRASKDGYTINQTVDPKTPHVKKEVIMQNVSPTEGTKQNNDDLIYMKALYHALPMDYVTIAKLQGKLDGEANQNTVRKLIDKMVQDGYVKNSANRRLGKAVIHSESSNRKLLEIKKILEGNDGEQMAIDTNAEHAESERKELLKVHEMRDGSTMGCLHSIGSDLTRTRELPELQQNVSMQSGQEASVMNKDPSRTPTSARELAVPVCSLESGVLGQKIKRSLTVGSQMQSTQDKRSRKASMVKEPILQQGRRHRYGSKHRDKLGATLTRFRSKLSDLRRALLQGSPSSQPPQPRLWCPFCSTDLVDLDDRSACSSAIYHLASGEHLKGVKDFLRKHGGGRDQVDSLRISEDELAKWEKGCESLGKGAKMETEGLIGPSRGPMKDIQNESTCDNLDSCAETNIPSFSNTSSYVVMPLQIPTNGAYHPISTACHAAVASASVSYSAPYGTVGVPITPWGSARTHEQQAVLSTNCFHSTGPEMKGHQSTILGNGSGPLISCDAHILPPQVQQSHPGGNLSIGPRANVHTGAPPPWLKANEHDPNNLLLRSRGPPGKGKSRKLNPKRVGAAWAERRRAEMEMEKRGEIVPETSDSSWLPNFGGVWQSGTRKESRKDFEKNHKLHDMKSNHELSLEIKPYISKRMRAGVDKASDNAEQLGSHLEQ, from the exons ATG GTGATGGCTCAGAAGACGAAGGAGGCGGAGATCACGGAGCAGGATTCGCTACTTCTA ACAAGGAATTTGCTTCGGATTGCCATATACAACATCAGCTACATCAGAGGCCTATTCCATGAAAAATACTTCAGTGATAAGTCGGTTCCAGCACTAG AGATGAAGATTAAGAAGCTGATGCCGATGGATGCCGAGTCGAGGAGGCTGATTGATTGGATGGAGAAAG GTGTCTATGATGCGCTGCAAAAGAAATATCTCAAGACCCTTCTCTTTTGCATCTGTGAGGAGGAAGGCCCCATGATTGAGGAGTATGCCT TTTCATTTAGCTACCCCAACACCAGTACTGAGGAAGTTGCAATGAACATGAGTCGCACAGGGAGCAAAAAGGGTAGCACTACGTTTACTTCAAATGCTTCAGAAGTAACTCCTGATCAGATGAG GAGCTCTGCCTGTAAGATGATCAGAACACTGGTTTCACTTATGAGGACCTTGGACCCAATGCCAGAGGAG CGAACCATTCTAATGAAGCTGCTGTACTATGATGACGTCACA CCTGAGGATTATGAGCCTCCTTTCTTCAAGGGTTGTGCTGAAAATGAAGCTATTAATATATGGAATAAAAACCCCTTGAAGATGGAAGTGGGGAATGTCAATAGCAAGCACCTTGTGTTAGCTTTGAAG GTTAAGAGTATCCTTGATCCATGTGACGACAACAATGTTAACAGTGGAGATGATGGCATGAGTGTGGATAATGAGTCAGATCAAGATGGTGACTTTTCTGATACTGAG GTTCGTCCATCTGAGGCAGATCGTTACGTTGTAGCTCCTAATG ATGGAAAATGCAAAGGTCAGAGTACTGGTACTATTTCAGAAG ATGATACTCAAGATGCTGCTCATGAGGAAGAGCTAACAACCCAAGTAAAAGAGTGGATATGCTCAAAAGAAACTGGAAGCATTTATGTTTCAGATGTCCTTTCTAACTTCCCTGACATATCCATG GAAATGGTTGAAG ATATCATGGAGAGGCTACTTAAAGATGGTGTACTATCCAGGGCAAGCAAAGATGGTTATACTATCAACCAG ACTGTTGATCCTAAAACACCTCATGTAAAGAAGGAGGTCATCATGCAAAATGTATCACCAACTGAAGGAACCAAACAGAACAATGATGATTTGATATATATGAAG GCATTATATCATGCACTTCCCATGGATTATGTGACAATAGCCAAACTTCAAGGAAAGCTGGATGGGGAAGCCAACCAGAATACAGTCCGAAAGTTGATCGACAAAATGGTGCAAGATGGATATGTGAAGAATTCAGCCAACCGAAGACTGG GCAAAGCAGTCATTCACTCCGAATCCAGTAACAGAAAGCTCCTTGAGATAAAAAAGATACTGGAAGGCAATGATGGCGAACAGATG GCCATTGACACCAACGCAGAGCATGCTGAGTCTGAGCGCAAAGAACTTCTGAAAG TCCATGAAATGAGAGATGGCTCCACAATGGGTTGCCTCCACTCAATCGGATCTGATCTTACACGTACCCGGGAGCTACCAGAGTTGCAGCAGAATGTGTCCATGCAGAGCGGGCAAGAAGCTTCGGTAATGAATAAGGATCCTAGCAGGACTCCAACAAGTGCTCGTGAG CTGGCTGTGCCTGTTTGTTCCCTGGAGAGTGGAGTGCTTGGACAGAAAATCAAAAGGTCCCTTACTGTTGGTAGTCAGATGCAATCTACCCAGGACAAGCGATCCAGGAAGGCTAGCATG GTGAAGGAGCCGATACTACAGCA GGGCCGGCGCCACCGCTACGGCAGCAAGCACCGGGACAAACTCGGCGCCACGCTCACCCGCTTCCGGTCCAAGCTATCCGACCTCCGCCGCGCCCTTCTCCAGGGCTCCCCCTCTTCCcagccgccgcagccccgcCTCTGGTGCCCATTCTGCTCCACCGATCTCGTCGATCTCGACGACCGCTCCGCCTG TAGCAGTGCGATTTACCATCTGGCAAGTGGTGAGCACCTGAAGGGTGTGAAGGATTTCTTGCGGAAGCATGGGGGAGGGCGGGATCAGGTGGATTCGCTTAGGATTTCAGAGGATGAGCTTGCTAAG TGGGAGAAAGGCTGTGAATCCTTGGGCAAAGGAGCAAAGATGGAGACTGAAGGGCTGATTGGACCGTCCCGTGGGCCAATGAAAGATATCCAAAATGAATCTACCTGTGATAATTTGGATAGTTGTGCAGAAACCAATATCCCATCTTTTAGTAATACTTCATCTTATGTTGTTATGCCTTTACAAATTCCTACCAATGGGGCATACCACCCTATTAGTACAGCGTGTCATGCAGCTGTTGCTTCTGCAAGTGTTTCTTATTCTGCTCCATATGGAACTGTTGGAGTACCCATCACACCTTGGGGATCGGCCAGAACACATGAACAGCAGGCTGTGCTGTCTACAAACTGTTTTCACAGTACTGGACCTGAAATGAAAG GTCATCAATCTACTATCCTTGGAAATGGATCAGGCCCGTTGATTTCTTGTGATGCACAT ATTTTACCTCCGCAGGTCCAACAAAGTCACCCTGGAGGAAATTTGAGCATTG GCCCAAGAGCAAATGTGCACACTGGTGCTCCTCCTCCTTGGTTAAAAGCTAATGAGCATGATCCGAATAATTTGTTACTCAGAAGCCGTGGTCCTCCTGGGAAAGGAAAATCGAGGAAACTCAACCCAAAGCGTGTTGGTGCTGCATGGGCAGAAAGAAGAAGAGCTGAAATGGAAATGGAGAAGCGAGGAGAAATTGTTCCAGAAACATCTGATTCTAGTTGGCTACCTAATTTTGGTGGTGTCTGGCAATCTGGGACCAGAAAGGAATCGAGGAAAGATTTTGAGAAGAACCACAAACTTCATGACATGAAGAGCAACCATGAGTTATCCTTGGAGATAAAACCATACATCAGCAAACGgatg CGTGCAGGCGTTGATAAAGCTTCTGACAATGCTGAACAGCTTGGCAGTCATCTGGAACAGTAA
- the LOC120695792 gene encoding ribulose-phosphate 3-epimerase, cytoplasmic isoform-like: MAAAKIAPSMLSSDFANLASEAERMLRLGADWLHMDIMDGHFVPNLTIGAPVIQSLRKHTKAYLDCHLMVTNPSDYVEPLGKAGATGFTFHIEVTRDNWQELIQSIKSKGMRPGVSLRPGTPVEEVFPLVEAENPVELVLVMTVEPGFGGQKFMPEMMDKVRTLRNKYPSLDIEVDGGLGPSTIDVAASAGANCIVAGSSIFGAADPGEVISMLRRSVEGSQNKN, encoded by the exons atggcggcggcgaagatAGCACCGTCGATGCTCTCATCGGACTTCGCCAATCTCGCCTCGGAGGCTGAGCGCatgctccgcctcggcgccgaCTGGCTCCACATGGACATCATG GATGG GCACTTTGTGCCTAATCTGACTATTGGGGCTCCAGTGATCCAGAGCTTGAGGAAACATACCAA AGCATATTTGGACTGCCATCTTATGGTCACAAACCCTTCAGATTATGTAGAACCATTGGGAAAGGCTGGCGCCACAGGATTCACATTCCATATAGAAGTAACCAGAG ACAACTGGCAAGAGCTCATCCAAAGCATTAAATCGAAGGGTATGCGGCCTGGTGTATCATTGAGGCCAGGTACTCCAGTGGAGGAAGTATTTCCCCTG GTGGAAGCGGAAAATCCGGTAGAATTAGTTCTTGTGATGACAGTTGAGCCTGGTTTCGGTGGTCAGAAATTCATGCCAGAAATGATGGATAAG GTGCGCACACTGAGAAATAAGTACCCTTCCCTTGACATAGAG GTCGATGGGGGTCTAGGTCCTTCAACCATTGATGTGGCCGCATCTGCTGGAGCTAATTGCATTGTCGCTGGAAGCTCCATATTTGGCGCTGCTGACCCAGGAGAGGTCATATCGATGCTTAGGAGGAGTGTCGAGGGCTCTCAGAACAAAAACTGA